Proteins from a single region of Diorhabda sublineata isolate icDioSubl1.1 chromosome 2, icDioSubl1.1, whole genome shotgun sequence:
- the LOC130453066 gene encoding signal peptidase complex subunit 1: MDFINSIPTHMDFEGQARAEKLSRIIITLFGVVGLTWGYIIQQFSQTVYILGAGFVLAALLTIPPWPLYRKKSLNWQAVRTSDGQHKENTKKGKKK, translated from the exons atggattttattaATAGTATTCCAACACATAtg GACTTTGAAGGCCAGGCTAGGGCAGAAAAATTATCAAGGATCATTATAACTTTATTTGGAGTAGTGGGTCTAACTTGGGGATACATTATCCAACAATTTTCACAAACTGTGTACATTTTAGGCGCCGGATTTGTCCTAGCCGCACTG tTAACTATTCCACCTTGGCcactttatagaaaaaaatcactgaACTGGCAGGCAGTAAGAACTTCCGATGGTCAACATAAGGAAAATACAAAGAAAGGGAAAAAGAAGTGA